The proteins below are encoded in one region of Podarcis raffonei isolate rPodRaf1 chromosome 6, rPodRaf1.pri, whole genome shotgun sequence:
- the PCMTD2 gene encoding protein-L-isoaspartate O-methyltransferase domain-containing protein 2, with protein sequence MGGAVSAGEDNDELIDNLKEAQYIRTELVEQAFRAVDRADYYLEEFKDNAYKDLAWKHGNIHLSAPCIYSEVMEALDLQPGLSFLNLGSGTGYLSSMVGLILGPFGVNHGVELHSDVIEYAKQKLDFFIRTSDSFDKFEFCEPSFVSGNCLEISPDCSQYDRVYCGAGVQKEHEDYMKNLLKVGGILVMPLEEKLTKITRTGPLAWETKKILAVSFAPLIQPNHADSGKSKLVHLPPVMVRTLQDLARIAIRSTIKKLIHQETAGRNGNGLRNPPRFKRRRIRRRRMETIVFLDKEVFASRISNPSDDNNCEELEEEESKLEEVEKAVPELKPEPPINVLREKVLSLPLPDPLKYYLLYYREK encoded by the exons ATGGGAGGTGCTGTGAGCGCAGGAGAGGACAATGACGAGCTAATTGATAACCTGAAAGAGGCTCAGTACATCCGGACAGAGCTCGTGGAGCAGGCCTTCAGGGCTGTCGACCGGGCAGACTACTACCTGGAGGAGTTTAAGGACAATGCGTACAAAGACTTGGCATGGAAGCACGGGAACATCCACCTTTCTGCTCCCTGCATTTATTCGGAGGTCATGGAAGCCCTGGATCTGCAGCCTGGGCTTTCCTTCTTGAACCTGGGAAGTGGCACTGGCTATCTGAGCTCCATGGTTGGGCTCATCTTGG GCCCTTTCGGCGTTAACCATGGCGTAGAGCTTCACTCTGACGTTATAGAATatgcaaagcagaagctggaCTTCTTCATCAGAACCAGTGACAGCTTTGACAA GTTTGAATTCTGCGAGCCTTCCTTTGTCAGCGGCAACTGCTTGGAGATCTCTCCAGACTGCTCTCAATATGACCGTGTCTACTGTGGTGCGGGAGTCCAGAAGGAGCATGAAGATTACATGAAGAACTTACTGAAAGTTGGTGGGATCCTCGTGATGCCATTGGAAGAAAAG CTGACAAAGATAACACGAACTGGCCCTTTGGCCTGGGAGACAAAGAAGATCTTAGCTGTTTCCTTTGCTCCTCTGATCCAGCCCAACCACGCAGATTCGGGGAAGTCAAAACTTGTTCACTTGC CACCAGTGATGGTCCGCACGCTTCAGGACCTTGCACGCATTGCTATCCGCAGCACCATTAAGAAGCTGATTCACCAGGAAACGGCGGGCAGAAACGGCAACGGCCTCAGGAACCCGCCGAGGTTTAAGCGAAGGCGCATCCGCCGCCGCCGCATGGAAACCATCGTCTTCTTGGACAAAGAGGTCTTTGCCAGCCGGATCTCCAACCCCTCCGACGATAACAATTGCGaggagttggaggaggaggagagcaagtTGGAAGAGGTGGAAAAAGCTGTCCCTGAACTGAAGCCCGAGCCTCCTATAAATGTCTTGAGAGAGAAGGTCTTGAGCCTGCCTCTGCCTGACCCTTTGAAATATTACCTGCTTTATTACAGAGAGAAATAA